The following proteins are encoded in a genomic region of Burkholderia pyrrocinia:
- the lptB gene encoding LPS export ABC transporter ATP-binding protein — MNALPNRQPAGTTSSLVVRNLKKRYGSRTVVKDVSLDVKSGEVVGLLGPNGAGKTTSFYMIVGLVPLDAGEISLNGSSISLLPIHKRASLGLSYLPQEASVFRKLTVEENIRAVLELQYGEDGKRLSKDGISSRTEALLDELQIGHLRENPALSLSGGERRRVEIARALATNPNFILLDEPFAGVDPIAVLEIQKIVKFLKQRNIGVLITDHNVRETLGICDHAYIISDGSVLAAGAPSEIIENESVRRVYLGEHFRM, encoded by the coding sequence ATGAACGCGCTACCGAACCGCCAGCCGGCCGGCACCACGAGCTCGCTCGTCGTCCGCAACCTGAAGAAGCGCTATGGCTCGCGCACGGTCGTCAAGGACGTGTCGCTCGACGTGAAGAGCGGCGAAGTTGTCGGCCTGCTCGGCCCGAACGGCGCCGGCAAGACGACGTCGTTCTACATGATCGTCGGCCTCGTGCCGCTCGACGCGGGCGAGATCTCGCTGAACGGCAGTTCGATCAGCCTGCTGCCGATCCACAAGCGCGCGTCGCTCGGCCTGTCGTACCTGCCGCAGGAAGCGTCCGTGTTCCGCAAGCTGACCGTCGAGGAAAACATCCGCGCGGTGCTCGAGCTGCAATACGGCGAAGACGGCAAGCGGCTGTCGAAGGATGGCATCTCGTCGCGCACCGAAGCGCTGCTCGACGAGTTGCAGATCGGCCACCTGCGCGAGAATCCCGCGTTGTCGCTGTCGGGCGGCGAACGACGCCGTGTCGAGATCGCGCGCGCGCTCGCGACCAACCCGAACTTCATCCTGCTCGACGAACCGTTCGCCGGCGTCGACCCGATCGCGGTGCTCGAGATTCAGAAGATCGTCAAGTTCCTGAAACAGCGCAACATCGGCGTGCTGATTACCGATCACAACGTCCGCGAAACGCTCGGCATCTGCGACCACGCCTACATCATCAGCGACGGCTCGGTGCTCGCCGCCGGCGCGCCCAGCGAAATCATCGAAAACGAAAGCGTGCGCCGCGTGTACCTCGGCGAACACTTCCGCATGTAA
- the hpf gene encoding ribosome hibernation-promoting factor, HPF/YfiA family — translation MNLKISGHHLEVTPAIREYVITKLDRVLRHSDQVIDGTVILSVDNHKEKDKQQRAEINLHLKGKDIFVESANGNLYAAIDLLIDKLDRQVVKHMERLQTHAHDPIKLQPSIDQIELPPQ, via the coding sequence ATGAACCTGAAGATCAGTGGACATCATCTCGAAGTCACGCCTGCAATTCGCGAATACGTGATCACCAAGCTGGACCGGGTGCTACGGCATAGCGATCAGGTGATCGATGGCACTGTGATCCTCTCGGTCGACAATCACAAGGAAAAGGACAAGCAGCAGCGCGCGGAAATCAACCTGCACCTGAAGGGCAAGGATATCTTCGTCGAAAGCGCAAACGGCAACCTGTACGCGGCGATCGATCTGCTGATCGACAAGCTGGATCGCCAGGTCGTCAAGCACATGGAGCGCCTGCAAACGCACGCGCACGACCCGATCAAGCTTCAACCGTCGATCGACCAGATCGAACTGCCGCCGCAGTAA
- a CDS encoding KdsC family phosphatase, producing MSAALTAAERASRVKLMIFDVDGVLTDGGLLFTAAGDAMKSFNSLDGHGVKLLGEAGIATAIITGRRSEIVAARAKEMKIAHLFQGVENKLAVFADLIASLGLTADACGYMGDDWPDLPVMLRCGFATAPANAHPEVIARAHWVAEGRGGHGAVREACDAILRAQHRYDALLAAACGA from the coding sequence ATGAGCGCAGCGCTGACTGCGGCCGAACGCGCCAGCCGCGTGAAGCTGATGATTTTCGACGTCGACGGCGTACTGACCGACGGCGGCCTGCTGTTTACCGCGGCCGGCGACGCGATGAAGTCGTTCAATTCACTCGACGGCCACGGCGTGAAGCTGCTCGGCGAGGCCGGCATCGCGACCGCGATCATCACGGGCCGCCGCTCGGAAATCGTCGCGGCGCGCGCGAAGGAAATGAAGATCGCGCACCTGTTCCAGGGCGTCGAGAACAAGCTCGCCGTGTTCGCCGACCTGATCGCGTCGCTCGGCCTCACCGCCGACGCGTGCGGCTACATGGGCGACGACTGGCCCGACCTGCCCGTGATGCTGCGCTGCGGCTTCGCGACCGCGCCCGCGAACGCGCACCCCGAGGTAATCGCCCGCGCGCACTGGGTGGCCGAGGGCCGCGGCGGCCACGGCGCCGTGCGCGAAGCCTGCGACGCGATCCTGCGCGCGCAGCACCGCTACGACGCGCTGCTCGCGGCCGCCTGCGGAGCCTGA
- the kdsD gene encoding arabinose 5-phosphate isomerase KdsD, with protein sequence MIAKINDDRALALARDVLDIEADAVRALRDQLDGGFVEAVALLLGCRGRVVVSGIGKSGHIARKIAATLASTGTPAFFVHPAEASHGDLGMVTSDDVFIGISYSGESEELVAILPLVKRIGAKLIAITGRPGSSLATLADVNLNAAVSKEACPLNLAPTASTTAALALGDALAVAVLDARGFGSEDFARSHPGGALGRRLLTYVRDVMRSGDAVPSVGLDATLSDALFQITAKRLGMTAVVDGDGKVAGIFTDGDLRRVLARDGDFRTLPITDVMTRDPRTIAPDHLAVEAVELMERYRINQMLVVDADGALIGALNMHDLFSKKVI encoded by the coding sequence ATGATAGCGAAAATCAATGATGACCGGGCGCTCGCGCTCGCCCGCGACGTGCTCGACATCGAGGCGGACGCCGTGCGCGCGCTGCGCGACCAGCTCGACGGCGGCTTCGTCGAGGCCGTCGCGCTGCTGCTCGGCTGCCGTGGCCGCGTGGTGGTATCCGGCATCGGCAAATCGGGGCATATCGCCCGCAAGATCGCGGCAACGCTCGCGAGCACCGGCACGCCGGCCTTCTTCGTCCATCCTGCCGAGGCCAGCCACGGCGACCTCGGCATGGTCACGTCGGACGACGTCTTCATCGGCATCTCCTATTCCGGCGAGTCCGAAGAACTCGTCGCGATCCTGCCGCTCGTCAAGCGGATCGGCGCGAAGCTGATCGCGATCACGGGCCGGCCCGGATCGAGCCTCGCCACGCTGGCCGACGTGAACCTGAACGCCGCGGTTTCGAAAGAAGCGTGCCCGCTGAACCTCGCGCCCACCGCGAGCACGACCGCCGCGCTCGCGCTCGGCGACGCGCTCGCCGTCGCCGTGCTCGACGCGCGCGGCTTCGGTTCGGAAGATTTCGCGCGCTCGCACCCGGGCGGCGCGCTCGGCCGGCGCCTGCTCACCTACGTGCGCGACGTGATGCGCTCGGGCGACGCCGTCCCGTCCGTCGGGCTCGACGCGACGCTGTCGGACGCGCTGTTCCAGATCACCGCGAAGCGCCTGGGCATGACGGCCGTGGTCGACGGCGACGGCAAGGTCGCGGGCATCTTCACGGACGGCGACCTGCGCCGCGTGCTCGCGCGCGACGGCGACTTCCGCACGCTGCCGATCACCGACGTGATGACGCGCGACCCGCGCACGATCGCGCCGGATCACCTGGCGGTCGAGGCCGTGGAACTGATGGAGCGCTACCGGATCAACCAGATGCTGGTCGTCGATGCCGACGGCGCGCTGATCGGCGCGCTGAACATGCACGACCTGTTTTCGAAGAAGGTGATCTGA
- a CDS encoding LON peptidase substrate-binding domain-containing protein — MSSLSTSLIDLPLFPLHTVLFPGGLLPLKVFEARYLDMSRACLRDDVPFGVCLLKSGPEVAQDGAVSVPETIGCMARITECDTGEFGMLYLQAVGTQRFELLSYRVEGNGLLVGIAEPLPDDIPLEGEQSLAQFGSCAEVLERIIDALKKSEPGKLPFGEPFHLDDPSWVSNRLSELLPLDLRARQKLMEFPDVGARIDAVHHVLGRHGWL, encoded by the coding sequence ATGTCCTCCCTATCGACCAGCCTGATCGACCTGCCGCTGTTTCCGCTGCACACGGTGCTGTTTCCGGGCGGCCTGCTCCCGCTCAAGGTGTTCGAGGCGCGCTATCTCGACATGTCACGCGCATGCCTGCGCGACGACGTACCGTTTGGCGTGTGCCTGCTGAAGAGCGGGCCCGAAGTCGCACAGGACGGCGCCGTGTCGGTGCCCGAAACCATCGGCTGCATGGCGCGCATCACCGAGTGCGATACCGGTGAATTCGGGATGCTGTATCTGCAGGCGGTCGGCACGCAGCGTTTCGAGCTGCTGTCGTATCGCGTCGAAGGCAACGGGCTGCTGGTCGGCATCGCGGAACCGCTGCCCGACGACATCCCGCTCGAAGGCGAGCAGTCGCTCGCGCAGTTCGGCTCGTGCGCCGAGGTGCTCGAGCGCATCATCGACGCGCTGAAGAAATCCGAACCGGGCAAGCTGCCGTTCGGCGAACCGTTCCATCTCGACGATCCGAGCTGGGTGTCGAACCGCCTGTCGGAACTGCTGCCGCTCGACCTGCGCGCGCGGCAAAAGCTGATGGAGTTTCCGGACGTCGGCGCGCGCATCGACGCCGTGCACCACGTGCTCGGCCGGCACGGCTGGCTGTAA
- the lptA gene encoding lipopolysaccharide transport periplasmic protein LptA, with product MNEPFPRQNSGGAARAVRAALAATLVALPLIGLTPLAHAEKADQSKPINVEADNLTYDDLKQVTVATGNVVITKGTIIIKGDRVEVRQDPEGYQYATSFGSGKKHATFRQKREGLDEYIDGDAERIDYDGKQDLTTLTTAATVRRLQGTSTIADTVHGSVVTYDGQRDFYTAKGGKDVAAPGNPNGRVRAMLSPKNGGPAPLNGGPAKLSPSTTIQGAPGQ from the coding sequence ATGAACGAACCGTTCCCTCGACAGAATTCCGGCGGCGCTGCGCGCGCCGTCCGCGCCGCGCTCGCCGCGACGCTCGTGGCGCTCCCGTTGATCGGGCTGACGCCGCTCGCCCATGCCGAGAAGGCCGACCAGAGCAAGCCGATCAACGTCGAGGCCGACAACCTGACCTATGACGACCTGAAGCAGGTCACGGTCGCGACCGGCAACGTCGTGATCACGAAGGGCACGATCATCATCAAGGGCGATCGCGTCGAAGTGCGCCAGGACCCGGAAGGCTATCAGTACGCGACCTCGTTCGGCAGCGGCAAGAAACACGCGACGTTCCGCCAGAAGCGCGAAGGCCTCGACGAATACATCGACGGCGACGCCGAGCGCATCGACTACGACGGCAAGCAGGACCTGACCACACTGACCACCGCCGCGACCGTGCGCCGCCTGCAGGGCACGTCGACGATCGCCGATACCGTGCACGGCAGCGTGGTCACGTACGACGGCCAGCGCGACTTCTACACCGCGAAGGGCGGCAAGGACGTCGCGGCGCCGGGCAACCCGAACGGCCGCGTGCGCGCGATGCTGTCGCCGAAGAACGGCGGCCCCGCTCCGCTGAACGGCGGCCCGGCGAAACTGTCGCCGTCGACCACCATCCAGGGAGCGCCGGGCCAATGA
- a CDS encoding RNA polymerase factor sigma-54, with translation MKASLQLRLSQHLALTPQLQQSIRLLQLSTLELQQEVAMAVAQNPLLENDDEWIASPLRVGSDGSLIAQTPPAQNTEPAAGNGSSQSGDRAERDEPAGADEYDGYSSGDGNDGPQWNLDEFGRSSGASDDDDLPPLQVQEAATSLRDHLSAQLRVTQAGPRDRALVMFLIESLDDDGYLTATLDEVLADLPPELEIDCDELNAALALLHSFDPAGVGARSASECLKLQLLRLDPSPTRTLALEIVLQHLELLAARDFTRLRKHLKANDDALRDAHALIRSLEPFPGAAYGKAEADYVVPDIMVKKVGQGWLAELNPEVMPRLRINSLYANILRNSRGDPSAGSLKQQLQEARWLIKNIQQRFDTILRVAQAIVERQKNFFAHGEIAMRPLVLREIADTLGLHESTVSRVTTGKYMLTPFGTLEFKYFFGSHVSTDTGGAASSTAIRALIKQLIGAEDPKSPLSDSRIAELLAEQGFVVARRTVAKYREALKIPAVNLRKSL, from the coding sequence ATGAAAGCCAGCCTTCAACTTCGCCTGTCGCAACATCTGGCGCTGACACCCCAGCTACAGCAGTCGATCCGGCTCCTGCAGTTGTCGACGCTCGAATTGCAGCAGGAAGTCGCGATGGCCGTTGCGCAGAACCCGCTGCTCGAGAACGACGACGAATGGATCGCGAGCCCGCTGCGCGTCGGGTCGGACGGATCGCTGATCGCGCAGACGCCTCCCGCGCAGAACACCGAGCCGGCCGCGGGGAACGGCAGCAGCCAGTCGGGCGACCGCGCGGAGCGCGACGAGCCGGCCGGCGCGGACGAATACGACGGTTACTCGTCCGGCGACGGCAACGACGGCCCGCAATGGAATCTCGACGAATTCGGCCGCTCGAGCGGCGCGTCCGACGACGACGATCTCCCGCCGCTGCAGGTGCAGGAAGCCGCGACGTCGCTGCGCGACCACCTGTCCGCGCAGTTGCGCGTCACGCAGGCCGGCCCGCGCGATCGCGCGCTCGTGATGTTCCTGATCGAATCGCTCGACGACGACGGCTACCTGACCGCCACGCTCGACGAAGTGCTCGCCGACCTGCCGCCCGAGCTGGAGATCGACTGCGACGAACTGAACGCGGCGCTCGCGCTGCTGCACAGCTTCGACCCGGCCGGGGTCGGCGCCCGCTCGGCATCCGAATGCCTGAAGCTGCAGTTGCTGCGCCTCGATCCGTCCCCGACGCGCACGCTCGCGCTCGAGATCGTGTTGCAGCACCTCGAACTGCTCGCCGCACGCGATTTCACGCGGTTGCGCAAGCACCTGAAGGCGAACGACGACGCGCTACGCGACGCGCATGCGCTGATCCGCTCGCTGGAGCCGTTCCCCGGCGCCGCGTACGGCAAGGCCGAGGCCGACTACGTCGTGCCCGACATCATGGTGAAGAAAGTCGGCCAGGGATGGCTCGCGGAACTCAATCCGGAGGTCATGCCGCGCCTGCGGATCAACAGCCTCTACGCGAACATCCTGCGCAACAGCCGCGGCGATCCGTCGGCCGGTTCGCTGAAGCAGCAGCTCCAGGAAGCACGCTGGCTGATCAAAAACATCCAGCAACGTTTCGACACGATCCTGCGTGTCGCGCAGGCTATTGTCGAGCGTCAGAAGAATTTCTTTGCGCATGGCGAAATTGCCATGCGCCCCTTGGTTTTGCGGGAAATAGCTGATACGCTGGGCCTACACGAGTCGACTGTCAGCCGTGTGACAACCGGGAAGTACATGCTGACCCCGTTCGGGACGCTTGAATTTAAGTACTTCTTCGGATCACACGTTTCGACCGACACCGGTGGCGCCGCCTCGTCGACCGCCATCCGAGCCCTCATCAAGCAACTGATAGGAGCTGAAGACCCAAAATCGCCACTTTCGGATAGCCGCATTGCCGAGCTGCTGGCAGAACAGGGTTTCGTGGTCGCGCGCCGCACGGTTGCCAAATATCGCGAAGCCCTCAAGATCCCGGCAGTCAATCTGCGTAAGTCTCTTTAG
- a CDS encoding monovalent cation:proton antiporter family protein: MISPLEMTLMLLLASVVGVVVFRSLNLPPMLGYLTVGILVGPHALGIAGDLERAEHLAEFGVVFLMFSIGLEFSLAKLRSMQRLVFGLGLLQVVATLVLALALGALFERWVHITWQGSIALGGALAMSSTAIVSKMLAERLEIETEHGRNIFGVLLFQDLAVVPLLIVIAAFGAESSKDLALTLGFAAVKIVIALSLLLIVGQRFMTRWLNVVARRRSQELFVLNLLLVTLGAAFITDKFGLSLALGAFIAGMLISETPFRHQVEEDIKPFRDVLLGLFFVTTGMLLDPRVIWEHPLLVLGFFVGQVLFKATMITGLARLFGATPGVAMRTGIGLAQAGEFGFVLLNLILDRHLVDSTLLQAILASMLLSMLAAPFLIQNADRIVMRLSSTEWMQQSLQMTRIATQSLKQRGHVIICGYGRAGQNLARMLEQEGISYVALDLDPDRVSAAATAGESVVFGDAARRESLLAAGIHRAAAVAITYANTPSALRVLHHVHELEPTLPAIVRTVDDADLEKLLAAGATEVIPEIVEGSLMLASHTLVLVGVPMRKVVRRVEEMRDERYSLLRGYFRGADDADDDDHEQVRLQSVPVDARADAVGRSLEELGLYALGLEVTAIRRHGIRGVEPDPQTKLRASDIVVLRGLPEALALAEERLSRHRRDPPAAAA; the protein is encoded by the coding sequence GTGATTTCCCCGCTCGAAATGACGCTCATGCTGCTGCTGGCTTCGGTGGTGGGCGTCGTCGTGTTCCGTTCGCTGAACCTCCCGCCGATGCTTGGCTACCTGACCGTCGGCATCCTGGTCGGCCCGCACGCGCTGGGGATCGCGGGGGATCTCGAACGCGCCGAGCATCTCGCGGAATTCGGCGTGGTGTTCCTGATGTTCTCGATCGGCCTCGAATTCTCCCTTGCGAAGCTGAGGTCGATGCAGCGGCTCGTGTTCGGGCTCGGGCTGCTGCAGGTGGTCGCGACGCTCGTGCTCGCGCTCGCGCTCGGCGCGCTGTTCGAGCGCTGGGTGCACATCACGTGGCAGGGCAGCATCGCGCTCGGCGGCGCGCTCGCGATGTCGTCGACGGCGATCGTGTCGAAGATGCTCGCCGAGCGGCTCGAGATCGAGACCGAGCACGGGCGCAACATCTTCGGCGTGCTGCTGTTCCAGGATCTCGCGGTCGTGCCGCTGCTGATCGTGATTGCCGCGTTCGGCGCCGAATCGTCGAAGGATCTCGCGCTCACGCTGGGCTTCGCGGCCGTCAAGATCGTGATCGCGCTGTCGCTGCTGCTGATCGTCGGGCAGCGCTTCATGACGCGCTGGCTCAACGTCGTCGCGCGGCGCCGCTCGCAGGAGCTGTTCGTGCTGAACCTGCTGCTCGTCACGCTCGGCGCCGCGTTCATCACCGACAAGTTCGGCCTGTCGCTCGCGCTCGGCGCGTTCATCGCGGGGATGCTGATTTCCGAGACGCCGTTCCGCCATCAGGTGGAAGAGGACATCAAGCCGTTCCGCGATGTGCTGCTCGGCCTGTTCTTCGTGACGACGGGGATGCTGCTCGATCCGCGCGTGATCTGGGAGCATCCGCTCCTCGTGCTCGGCTTCTTCGTCGGCCAGGTGCTGTTCAAGGCCACGATGATCACGGGGCTCGCGCGGCTGTTCGGCGCGACGCCGGGCGTCGCGATGCGCACCGGCATCGGCCTCGCGCAGGCCGGCGAATTCGGCTTCGTGCTGCTGAACCTGATCCTCGACCGGCATCTCGTCGATTCGACGCTGCTGCAGGCGATCCTCGCGTCGATGCTGCTGTCGATGCTCGCCGCGCCGTTCCTGATCCAGAACGCCGACCGGATCGTGATGCGGCTGTCGTCGACCGAATGGATGCAGCAGTCGCTGCAGATGACGCGAATCGCGACGCAGAGCCTCAAGCAGCGCGGCCACGTGATCATCTGCGGCTACGGCCGCGCGGGCCAGAACCTGGCGCGGATGCTCGAACAGGAAGGCATTTCGTATGTCGCGCTGGACCTCGACCCCGATCGCGTCAGCGCGGCCGCGACGGCCGGCGAATCGGTCGTGTTCGGCGACGCGGCGCGGCGCGAGTCGCTGCTCGCGGCCGGTATCCACCGCGCGGCGGCGGTCGCGATCACCTATGCGAACACGCCGTCCGCGCTGCGCGTGCTGCACCACGTGCACGAGCTCGAGCCGACGCTGCCCGCGATCGTGCGTACCGTCGACGATGCCGATCTCGAGAAGCTGCTCGCGGCGGGCGCGACCGAGGTGATTCCGGAGATCGTCGAGGGCAGCCTGATGCTCGCATCGCATACGCTGGTGCTGGTCGGCGTGCCGATGCGCAAGGTCGTGCGGCGCGTCGAGGAGATGCGCGACGAGCGCTACAGCCTGCTGCGCGGCTATTTCCGCGGCGCGGACGATGCGGACGACGACGACCACGAGCAGGTGCGGCTACAATCGGTGCCGGTCGATGCGCGCGCCGACGCGGTCGGGCGCTCGCTGGAGGAACTCGGGCTGTATGCGCTCGGGCTGGAGGTCACGGCGATTCGCCGGCACGGCATCCGCGGCGTCGAACCCGATCCGCAGACCAAGCTGCGCGCGAGCGACATCGTCGTGCTGCGCGGGCTGCCCGAGGCGCTCGCGCTCGCGGAGGAGCGGTTGTCGCGCCATCGGCGCGATCCGCCGGCCGCGGCTGCTTGA
- a CDS encoding PTS sugar transporter subunit IIA has product MENQSAAARRPQAAQSPANMNRLAKILPIENVVIDLSVTSKKRVFEQAGLMFENQNGVARSTVTDNLFARERLGSTGLGEGVAIPHGRIKGLKHPLAAFVRLADAIPFEAPDGQPVGLLIFLLVPEQATQQHLEILSEIAQLLSDRDARERLHNETDIAELHRLLTQWQP; this is encoded by the coding sequence ATGGAAAATCAGTCTGCCGCCGCAAGGAGACCCCAGGCCGCCCAATCGCCTGCCAACATGAATCGCCTAGCCAAAATCCTGCCCATAGAGAACGTCGTCATCGACCTCTCAGTCACCAGCAAGAAACGCGTCTTCGAACAAGCCGGGCTGATGTTCGAGAATCAGAACGGCGTCGCCCGCAGCACCGTCACGGACAACCTGTTCGCGCGCGAGCGCCTCGGCTCGACCGGGCTCGGCGAAGGCGTCGCGATTCCGCACGGGCGCATCAAGGGTCTCAAGCACCCGCTCGCCGCGTTCGTCCGGCTCGCCGACGCGATCCCGTTCGAAGCGCCCGACGGCCAGCCGGTCGGCCTCCTGATTTTCCTGCTCGTCCCCGAGCAAGCCACCCAGCAGCACCTCGAGATCCTGTCGGAAATCGCGCAATTGCTGTCCGACCGCGACGCGCGCGAGCGTCTGCACAACGAAACGGATATCGCCGAGTTGCATCGCCTGCTCACTCAGTGGCAACCTTGA
- the rapZ gene encoding RNase adapter RapZ gives MRIVLITGISGSGKSVALNALEDAGYYCVDNLPPHVLPELARYLAQDGQRRLAVAIDARSSASLDEMPGLIRDLSREHDVRVLFLNASTQALIQRFSETRRRHPLSGSLSHDANVGLLSSLEEAIERERDLVAPLAEFGHQIDTSTLRANVLRTWVKRLIEQKDNALMLMFESFGFKRGVPLDADLMFDVRALPNPYYDHELRPLTGLDQPVIAFLDALPIVHQMIDDIHAFLMKWLPHFRDDNRSYLTVAIGCTGGQHRSVFIAETLAARLAHEANVIVRHRDAPVDVDASSRLVSEVDRP, from the coding sequence ATGCGCATCGTCCTTATCACCGGCATCTCCGGCTCAGGCAAATCCGTCGCGCTGAACGCGCTCGAAGACGCAGGCTATTACTGCGTCGACAACTTGCCGCCGCACGTGCTCCCCGAACTCGCCCGCTACCTCGCCCAGGACGGCCAGCGCCGGCTCGCGGTCGCGATCGACGCACGCTCGAGCGCATCGCTCGACGAAATGCCCGGCCTGATCCGCGATCTGTCGCGCGAGCACGACGTGCGCGTACTGTTCCTCAACGCGAGCACCCAGGCGCTGATCCAGCGCTTCTCCGAAACGCGCCGTCGCCATCCGCTGTCCGGTTCGCTGTCGCACGATGCGAACGTCGGCCTGCTGTCGTCGCTCGAGGAAGCGATCGAGCGCGAACGCGACCTCGTCGCGCCGCTCGCCGAATTCGGCCACCAGATCGACACGAGCACGCTGCGCGCGAACGTGCTGCGCACGTGGGTCAAGCGCCTCATCGAGCAGAAGGACAACGCCCTGATGCTGATGTTCGAGTCGTTCGGCTTCAAGCGCGGCGTGCCGCTCGACGCCGACCTGATGTTCGACGTACGCGCGCTGCCGAATCCGTACTACGACCACGAGTTGCGCCCGCTCACCGGGCTCGACCAGCCGGTCATCGCCTTTCTCGACGCACTGCCGATCGTCCACCAGATGATCGACGACATCCATGCGTTCCTGATGAAATGGCTGCCGCACTTCCGCGATGACAACCGCAGCTACCTGACCGTCGCCATCGGCTGCACGGGCGGCCAGCATCGCTCGGTGTTCATCGCGGAAACGCTCGCCGCGCGCCTTGCGCACGAGGCGAACGTGATCGTGCGGCATCGTGACGCGCCAGTGGATGTCGACGCGTCGTCGCGGCTCGTCTCCGAGGTCGACCGACCCTAG
- the hprK gene encoding HPr(Ser) kinase/phosphatase produces MDTSSINAQSIFDDNAATLKLSWLTGHEGWERGFSADTVGNATSSADLVGHLNLIHPNRIQVLGEAEIDYYQRQTDEDRSRHMAELIALEPPFLVVAGGAAAPPELVLRCTRSSTPLFTTPMSAAAVIDSLRLYMSRILAPRATLHGVFLDILGMGVLLTGDSGLGKSELGLELISRGHGLVADDAVDFVRLGPDFVEGRCPPLLQNLLEVRGLGLLDIKTIFGETAVRRKMKLKLIVQLVRRPDGEFQRLPLESQTVDVLGLPISKVTIQVAAGRNLAVLVEAAVRNTILQLRGIDTLRDFMDRQRLAMQDPDSQFPGKLV; encoded by the coding sequence ATGGATACGTCCAGCATCAACGCCCAGAGCATCTTCGACGACAACGCGGCCACGCTGAAACTGAGCTGGCTGACGGGGCATGAAGGCTGGGAACGCGGCTTTTCGGCCGACACGGTCGGCAACGCAACGTCGAGCGCCGACCTCGTCGGCCACCTGAACCTGATCCACCCGAACCGGATCCAGGTGCTGGGCGAAGCCGAAATCGACTACTACCAGCGGCAGACCGACGAAGACCGCTCGCGCCACATGGCCGAGCTGATCGCGCTCGAACCGCCGTTCCTCGTCGTCGCCGGCGGCGCCGCGGCGCCGCCCGAACTTGTGCTGCGCTGCACGCGCTCGTCGACCCCGCTGTTCACGACGCCGATGTCGGCCGCCGCGGTGATCGACAGCCTGCGGCTCTACATGTCGCGCATCCTCGCGCCGCGCGCGACGCTGCACGGCGTGTTCCTCGACATCCTCGGGATGGGTGTGCTGCTGACCGGCGATTCGGGCCTCGGCAAGAGCGAACTCGGCCTCGAACTGATCAGCCGCGGCCACGGCCTCGTCGCCGACGACGCGGTCGATTTCGTCCGTCTTGGCCCCGATTTCGTCGAAGGACGCTGCCCGCCGCTGCTGCAGAACCTGCTCGAAGTGCGCGGCCTCGGCCTGCTCGACATCAAGACGATCTTCGGCGAAACCGCCGTGCGGCGGAAAATGAAGCTGAAGCTGATCGTCCAGCTCGTGCGGCGCCCGGACGGCGAATTCCAGCGCCTGCCGCTCGAAAGCCAGACCGTCGACGTGCTCGGTTTGCCGATCAGCAAGGTCACGATCCAGGTCGCCGCCGGCCGCAACCTGGCGGTGCTCGTCGAGGCAGCCGTCCGGAACACGATCCTGCAGTTGCGCGGAATCGACACTTTGCGCGATTTCATGGATCGGCAACGACTCGCGATGCAAGATCCCGACAGTCAGTTCCCCGGCAAGCTGGTATAA
- the lptC gene encoding LPS export ABC transporter periplasmic protein LptC, protein MNTHFRWTQLLPLAAVAALAGITWWLLQATLPPPGEGIVQPKRHTPDYFADNFSVTELDQSGTTQYRLTAAKLIHYEDTDNSDLADPAMRAFQPGKPVVTTTSKRGTVNGDVSIVDLYDDARILRAAGGGDPQMQADSQHFRIFVNDDVIQTEKPVKLQRGLSLVNATDGMKYNNVTRVIELYGNVRGTIAAADTSGGSKGQPK, encoded by the coding sequence ATGAATACGCATTTCCGCTGGACCCAGTTGCTGCCGCTCGCCGCGGTCGCCGCGCTCGCGGGCATCACGTGGTGGCTGCTGCAGGCGACGCTGCCGCCGCCCGGCGAGGGCATCGTGCAGCCGAAGCGCCATACGCCCGACTATTTCGCGGACAACTTCTCGGTCACCGAACTCGACCAGTCCGGCACGACCCAGTACCGGCTGACGGCCGCGAAGCTGATCCATTACGAAGACACCGACAACAGCGACCTGGCCGATCCGGCCATGCGCGCATTCCAGCCCGGCAAGCCGGTCGTGACGACCACCTCGAAGCGCGGCACCGTCAACGGCGACGTGTCGATCGTCGATTTGTACGACGACGCGCGCATCCTGCGCGCGGCCGGCGGCGGCGATCCGCAGATGCAGGCCGATTCCCAGCATTTCCGGATCTTCGTCAATGACGATGTGATCCAGACCGAAAAGCCGGTTAAACTTCAGCGCGGCCTGTCCCTCGTCAACGCGACCGACGGCATGAAGTACAACAACGTCACCCGGGTCATCGAGCTTTACGGCAACGTGCGCGGCACGATCGCCGCGGCGGACACGTCCGGCGGCTCGAAAGGTCAACCCAAGTGA